A genomic window from Gemmatimonadaceae bacterium includes:
- a CDS encoding TonB-dependent receptor, translating to MLVRSAVTLLAVLLVAATAAAPLRAQVAAVNSADGGGPRFLMESTGVRTEVAATAVAALRQRLSLSLGEVPLREALEAVGRAAGVRFFYSAEALPAGRRVDLRVYDEPLGDLLTQLLHDTQLDVLVGTRNQLALVARDQTQRIGWLGGRVKDEETQLPVRDAHVLVVGTSLTAVTDDSGQFVIVNVPSGEQEVRVRRLGYALHSQRVTVPDQRLGVVLDIAMRQMVRRLDGMVTTATGERRQYELGNSVATIRADSVVRSMPVFGVSDLLDGRAAGVQVIRSGGAVGAPSRIRIRGLNSATLNNDPIVIVDGVRMNAATTSGLGAQNQARTMSAAPGAAPGEQVPMTPSYLPVPSPLDYLDPQTIESVQVLRGPSAASLYGTDAANGVIVIRTKRGAPGAMRITSLTDYGISTVPRQFPVYSYGWGHNDLGPASVGCALRDFANGICMQDSVTQFSPGNDPLTSTSQTGYSTRTTLSASGGRETARYYVMGGWNDQTGTTRLSTVERRRLLQLKGEIPSWQERPNVMGGWTAMGRLTLVPMPTMALGLSANLVGNSQRDAGSGLQAGDGTRPLDTLTFRPGDAFAERTTTSRQRSLLTANLSWQALGWLSLRANVGMDLEQREDARHRLPNECSTYGCPTQGFFSTYRGNTNVRTGDVSASVTRPWAKWLTGITTVGGQYVDSRTGGLRAVGDGLAFGSGSVNGAAAQATEEVREESATAGWFLEQRLNVDEKLFLTAALRQDAGSAFGRDAQAPLYPKVEASWLVSDHETFPRTLGISTARLRLAWGHSGQQPNLTHVDRLFAPFVSVRDGRATSGLRMRYAGNYDLRPERSTQVEGGIDLGFLGDRVTLDGTLYVKRTRDALHAFAVPASAGGSYSGTTTVLDLQRFENIGLVENRGAELSVSAKLLDRRSIGWEVTVLGGMVRNRVLAIGESITSYGREDARVVEGYPLFGIWRRPLLGYNDLNGDGILVPDELVLGDSSVYMGAPFPRSEISYLSALRLLDGRMTFTVRLEQTNGMANSRSVSPAAFGLNDPRAPLPLQALELAGLTAGSIVESTAWLRLSEVSLAYTLSPRLAQLARARGATVAVMGRNLALWTRYGGFDPEVNGALALGGDAISDYTTAIPQPREFLFRVTLEY from the coding sequence GGCGTGCGCACTGAAGTTGCCGCGACGGCGGTTGCGGCGTTGCGGCAGCGCCTTTCGCTGTCGCTCGGCGAGGTGCCGCTGCGCGAGGCATTGGAGGCTGTCGGCCGCGCCGCCGGCGTGAGGTTCTTCTACAGCGCTGAGGCGCTTCCGGCAGGCCGGCGCGTCGACTTGCGCGTGTACGACGAGCCGCTCGGCGATCTTCTCACGCAGTTGCTGCACGACACGCAGTTGGACGTGCTTGTCGGGACGCGCAACCAGTTGGCGCTGGTCGCACGCGACCAGACGCAGCGCATCGGCTGGCTCGGCGGACGCGTCAAGGACGAGGAGACGCAGTTGCCTGTGCGCGACGCCCACGTGCTCGTGGTCGGGACCTCGTTGACGGCCGTGACCGACGACAGCGGGCAGTTCGTGATCGTCAATGTGCCGAGCGGGGAACAGGAAGTGCGCGTCCGGCGCCTCGGCTATGCCCTGCACTCTCAGCGGGTCACGGTCCCCGATCAGCGCCTGGGCGTCGTTCTCGACATCGCTATGCGCCAGATGGTGCGTCGGCTCGACGGTATGGTGACCACCGCGACCGGCGAACGGCGCCAGTACGAGTTGGGGAACTCAGTGGCCACGATTCGCGCCGACTCCGTGGTGCGGTCTATGCCGGTCTTCGGTGTCAGCGACCTCTTGGATGGCCGCGCGGCGGGCGTGCAGGTCATTCGCTCAGGCGGCGCGGTCGGCGCGCCGTCGCGCATCCGCATCCGGGGCCTGAACAGCGCGACGCTGAACAACGATCCGATCGTGATCGTCGACGGCGTGCGGATGAATGCGGCGACGACGTCGGGCCTCGGCGCACAGAACCAGGCGCGCACGATGAGTGCGGCGCCGGGCGCCGCGCCGGGCGAGCAGGTGCCGATGACGCCGAGTTATCTCCCCGTACCGTCCCCGCTGGACTACCTCGACCCGCAGACCATTGAGTCGGTCCAAGTCCTCCGCGGGCCGTCGGCGGCGAGCCTGTACGGCACTGATGCCGCGAACGGCGTGATCGTCATCCGGACGAAGCGGGGCGCGCCGGGCGCTATGCGCATCACCTCGCTGACGGACTACGGCATTTCGACGGTCCCGCGGCAGTTTCCCGTGTACAGCTACGGGTGGGGCCACAATGACCTCGGTCCAGCCTCCGTGGGCTGCGCGCTCCGGGATTTCGCGAACGGCATCTGCATGCAGGACAGCGTGACGCAGTTCAGCCCGGGCAACGATCCGCTGACGTCGACGAGCCAGACCGGCTACTCGACACGGACCACGCTCTCGGCGAGCGGCGGTCGCGAGACGGCGCGTTACTACGTGATGGGCGGGTGGAACGACCAGACCGGCACCACGCGGCTCAGCACCGTGGAACGGCGGCGGTTGCTGCAGCTCAAGGGAGAGATCCCGTCGTGGCAGGAGCGGCCGAACGTGATGGGAGGCTGGACGGCGATGGGGCGTCTGACGCTCGTGCCGATGCCCACGATGGCCCTCGGCCTGTCGGCGAACCTGGTGGGCAACTCCCAGCGCGACGCCGGCAGCGGCCTTCAGGCTGGAGACGGCACTCGCCCGCTTGACACACTGACCTTCAGGCCTGGCGACGCGTTCGCCGAGCGAACCACGACCAGTCGCCAACGGTCGTTGCTCACGGCCAACCTGAGCTGGCAGGCGCTGGGCTGGCTCAGCCTGCGGGCGAACGTCGGTATGGACCTCGAGCAACGCGAGGATGCACGGCATCGGTTGCCGAACGAGTGTTCGACATATGGCTGTCCGACACAGGGCTTCTTCTCCACCTACCGCGGCAACACGAACGTGCGGACCGGCGACGTGTCGGCGAGCGTGACGCGCCCGTGGGCGAAGTGGCTCACAGGCATCACGACAGTTGGCGGGCAGTATGTGGACAGCCGGACGGGCGGACTGCGCGCGGTGGGTGACGGGCTGGCCTTCGGGAGCGGCTCCGTGAACGGGGCCGCCGCGCAGGCGACGGAGGAAGTGCGCGAGGAGTCTGCCACGGCGGGGTGGTTCCTGGAGCAGCGGTTGAACGTGGACGAGAAGTTGTTCCTCACGGCAGCGCTGCGGCAGGACGCCGGCAGCGCCTTCGGCCGCGACGCTCAGGCGCCGTTGTACCCGAAGGTCGAGGCCTCGTGGCTGGTGTCCGACCACGAGACGTTTCCTCGCACGCTTGGCATCAGCACCGCGCGATTGCGCCTCGCGTGGGGGCATTCGGGGCAGCAGCCAAACCTGACGCACGTAGATCGGCTGTTCGCGCCGTTCGTGAGCGTGCGCGACGGTCGCGCGACCAGCGGCCTGCGGATGCGGTACGCCGGCAACTACGATCTTCGTCCGGAGCGCTCCACGCAGGTGGAAGGCGGCATCGACCTAGGCTTCCTCGGCGACCGCGTGACCCTCGACGGTACGCTCTACGTGAAGCGCACGCGTGACGCCCTGCACGCGTTCGCGGTCCCCGCCTCCGCCGGCGGCTCATACAGTGGCACGACGACCGTGCTGGATCTCCAGCGCTTCGAGAACATCGGGTTGGTGGAGAATCGCGGCGCCGAACTGAGCGTATCGGCGAAGCTGCTGGACCGGCGGTCGATCGGCTGGGAGGTGACGGTGCTGGGCGGTATGGTGCGCAATCGCGTTCTCGCCATCGGTGAGTCGATCACGTCGTACGGTCGCGAGGATGCCCGGGTCGTGGAGGGGTACCCGCTGTTTGGCATCTGGCGTCGGCCCCTACTGGGCTACAACGACCTGAACGGCGACGGCATCCTCGTGCCGGACGAACTCGTGCTCGGGGACTCCTCGGTGTATATGGGGGCACCGTTCCCGCGTAGCGAGATCTCCTACCTGAGCGCGTTGCGGCTTCTCGACGGCCGGATGACGTTCACGGTGCGTCTCGAGCAGACGAACGGTATGGCGAACAGCCGGTCGGTGTCGCCGGCGGCATTCGGGTTGAACGACCCGCGCGCGCCTCTGCCGTTGCAGGCGTTGGAGCTGGCCGGGCTCACGGCCGGGTCAATCGTCGAGTCGACGGCCTGGCTCCGGCTCAGTGAGGTCTCCCTCGCCTACACGCTGTCGCCACGGCTCGCGCAGCTGGCGCGCGCGCGGGGCGCGACGGTGGCTGTTATGGGCCGGAACCTCGCGCTCTGGACCCGCTACGGCGGTTTTGACCCGGAGGTCAACGGCGCGCTGGCGCTCGGCGGCGACGCCATCTCGGACTACACCACGGCAATCCCTCAACCGCGGGAGTTCCTCTTCCGCGTCACGCTGGAGTACTGA